In Clostridium butyricum, the genomic stretch AGAAAATAAAATAGAGCAGAGCTTTGCTGTAAAAGCTCTGCTAAAAGCTTTTTTTTTGCAAGAGACCATAAATGGAGGAAGTATAAAAATTCGCCATAATGTAAAAATGGAACCAACATCTATAGCAATTAATGAAATAGATCTAAATGATGATATTATTAAAATGAAAACTAAGGGAATAAAGCTTGCTTCATTTACAAAAGATATTATAAGATTGTACATTAATATTAGTGATATAGATAAAGCACCACAGATTTCAGAACTTCAGCAAATTCATACAAAGTATAAATTAAAATATTTAAATAACATAGTATATGAACAGTCACAAGAAATAAAAGTTAATATTGAATCATTACCTGAATTTAAGAAAAATATAATAAATAACATAAAAAATGAAAATAATATGATAGCAGAAGAGTCTAATTCTAATGATAAAGATATAAATTCAAATTATGAAAATTTAGTAAAAGAAAAAAGCAATATGGATATGAATTTTCAAAGTAGCTCTAAGATTACTTTTTTTGATGAAGAATCTAAGAATCTTCAAGAAGTTTCAAAAAGTGAAAAGGATAAAAAAGTTAAAAGTAAAAAAAGAAATCCGCTACTTGCACAAATTTAATGAATAGCAGATTATATGTTATGATAGTATATGAACTATAAATGAAAGGAACATGTTTATTTATAACATAATGAATTATAAGTATATGAATGAATTAAAAAAATTTGATAATATTGATGAGTTTGAAAAAATGGATTTTGTACTTTTGAGTAATGATGTAATTAGTAATACAATTGATAATAATCTACAAAAATTGCTTTTTGCAAAAAGAATTACAATTTCAGAATTATCAAGAAAAACAGGAGTTTCTAAACAAGTTATAAGTAGTAGCATAGTTAAAAATACAAAAATAGATCTTGATTCTGCAATTAAGATAAGCCGTGTATTAAAAACTCCAATTGAAGATATATTTATGTTGAAAAAAAATTCATGGGTTGATGTATATATTGTTAATGGAAAAACAGTTTATTTAAATATGAAAACTTTGACAATGGTTAGTAGCGAGGAAAAAAATATGTATATAAAAACTCATAAAGTAAAATATTATAATCCAATTGATGATTGTTTATCATATAAAAAATTAAATGAAAATTATAATGAGCTTTTTATTAAAGTTGGTAAAAGAATAGAACAATTATAAAGATCTATATTTAAAAGTGAACTAAGTTCATTTTTGAAAGTAATCTTGCATATAAATTATAAAATCTTAGTTTTAATCTATTTTTATTATTAACCATGCAATTTTAATTTCAAAATTTATAAGATATGAAGATTGACATATAGTATGAATTATTAAATTATATCATAGAAGTAAAAATATCTTATCTATTAATTAAAACAGAGAATTAATAAATATAAGTAAAAGTATATTTATTACTACTGGATGCAAAATTTAAAATAAATAAATAAGCTGTTTATATAGTATAACATGTGTAAACAGCTTATTTTAAAGTATAATTTTTTAGATATTAATATATATTGTAACTTATAAAATTTATAAATATTGTTATTATACCTGAATTAACAAAATCTATAAAAAGACATCCAACAATAG encodes the following:
- a CDS encoding helix-turn-helix transcriptional regulator, translated to MNELKKFDNIDEFEKMDFVLLSNDVISNTIDNNLQKLLFAKRITISELSRKTGVSKQVISSSIVKNTKIDLDSAIKISRVLKTPIEDIFMLKKNSWVDVYIVNGKTVYLNMKTLTMVSSEEKNMYIKTHKVKYYNPIDDCLSYKKLNENYNELFIKVGKRIEQL